The proteins below come from a single Staphylococcus sp. MI 10-1553 genomic window:
- the secA2 gene encoding accessory Sec system translocase SecA2 has product MVNQIHNTINEIRLKRLKIILGRINSYRETYRKLPDSVIQQKTYEFKKKLQQGEVTLDDLLPEAYAVVREASWRVLGMFPKDVQVLGGIVLHQGNIAEMQTGEGKTLTATMPLYLNALSGQGAYLITTNDYLAKRDFLEMKPLFEWLGLTIALGFVEDPNHEYQRGEKQAIYKHDIIYTTGGRLGFDYLIDNLADSQEAKFLPQLNYGIIDEVDSIILDSAQTPLVISGAPRLQSNLFSVVKTFVETLEEKTHFEMKKTKKEIWLTDKGIDAANAYFGVANIYEAPYFDLVRNINLALRARHLFEDNFDYFVHQGEIILIDRITGRMMPGTKLQSGLHQSLEAKENVEITSDMSVMATITFQNLFKQFNIFSGMSATSKLGEREFLDLYTKIVVQIPTDKPIRRQDFPDRVFRNAEDKNIAIIERVQTLYKEQRPVLVITRTAEMAEYFSNALFELDIPNNLLIAQNVAKEAQMIAEAGQLKAVTVATSMAGRGTDIKLAEGAKALGGLAVIISEHMENSRVDRQLRGRSGRQGDPGTSQIYISIEDYLVKRWGDTKSMNMKRLNQIDSNTLQNSLVFQRRVKKIVQRAQRVSEEQGMQTRETSNEYEKSISAQRELIYAERNRVLTLEKVDTHQLEMIAQDVFTALVKENKVTEAWLIEYIYKNLSFHFTTELSSLPFNDRAAIVQYLMQLFKAQLVYQQSKLNPFLYMHFVQKAILKAIDSNWIKQVDHLQKLKASVNSRQNGKRNPIFEYHRVALESFETMTDTIKRDIVKYLCQSITSFDKNDRLIVHFPN; this is encoded by the coding sequence ATGGTGAATCAGATCCACAATACAATTAATGAAATACGTTTAAAACGACTTAAAATAATATTGGGACGTATCAATAGTTATCGAGAGACTTATCGAAAATTACCAGATAGTGTGATACAACAAAAAACATATGAATTTAAAAAGAAGTTACAACAAGGAGAGGTCACGTTAGATGACTTATTACCCGAAGCCTATGCAGTTGTAAGAGAGGCGAGTTGGCGTGTTTTAGGTATGTTTCCGAAAGATGTGCAAGTACTCGGTGGGATTGTATTACATCAAGGCAACATTGCTGAGATGCAAACAGGTGAAGGCAAGACGTTAACTGCTACAATGCCGCTATATCTCAACGCATTGTCTGGTCAAGGGGCCTATCTGATTACGACGAATGATTATCTTGCTAAACGTGATTTTTTGGAAATGAAGCCACTTTTTGAATGGCTTGGTTTGACGATTGCCTTAGGGTTTGTAGAAGATCCGAACCATGAATATCAGCGTGGTGAAAAACAAGCTATCTACAAACATGACATTATTTATACTACAGGCGGTCGTCTCGGTTTTGATTATCTCATTGATAATTTGGCGGATAGTCAAGAAGCGAAATTTTTACCTCAACTCAATTATGGAATTATTGATGAGGTCGACTCTATTATTTTAGATTCTGCACAAACACCACTCGTCATCTCTGGGGCGCCACGTTTGCAATCTAACTTGTTTAGTGTGGTTAAAACTTTTGTAGAAACACTTGAAGAAAAAACACACTTTGAAATGAAAAAGACTAAAAAAGAGATATGGCTTACGGATAAAGGGATTGATGCCGCGAATGCGTATTTCGGTGTAGCCAACATTTATGAAGCGCCTTATTTTGATTTAGTGCGAAATATCAACCTTGCATTACGGGCAAGACACTTATTTGAAGATAACTTTGATTATTTTGTACATCAAGGTGAGATTATTTTGATTGATCGCATTACAGGACGCATGATGCCCGGTACTAAACTTCAATCAGGATTACATCAATCATTAGAAGCAAAAGAAAACGTTGAAATAACGTCGGATATGAGTGTGATGGCGACGATTACTTTTCAAAATTTATTTAAGCAGTTTAATATTTTTTCTGGAATGTCCGCTACGAGTAAGTTAGGGGAAAGAGAGTTCTTAGATTTATATACTAAGATTGTGGTACAAATCCCTACAGACAAGCCGATTCGACGGCAAGATTTTCCGGATCGCGTTTTTAGAAATGCTGAAGATAAAAATATTGCCATCATTGAGCGTGTCCAAACGTTATATAAGGAACAACGACCGGTACTTGTGATTACACGTACTGCAGAAATGGCGGAATACTTTTCAAATGCGCTCTTTGAGTTAGATATCCCAAATAATTTATTGATAGCACAAAATGTGGCTAAGGAAGCACAAATGATAGCGGAAGCGGGACAATTGAAGGCTGTTACTGTAGCGACGAGTATGGCAGGACGCGGTACAGATATTAAATTGGCAGAAGGTGCGAAAGCATTAGGGGGACTAGCTGTCATTATCAGTGAACATATGGAGAATAGTCGTGTTGACCGCCAGTTAAGAGGACGATCCGGTCGACAAGGGGATCCAGGTACTTCTCAAATTTATATTTCAATTGAAGATTATCTCGTCAAACGTTGGGGTGATACGAAGTCGATGAATATGAAACGACTTAATCAAATTGACTCAAATACACTCCAAAATAGCCTTGTGTTTCAACGCCGTGTTAAGAAAATTGTTCAACGGGCGCAACGTGTATCAGAAGAACAAGGCATGCAGACACGTGAAACATCAAATGAATATGAAAAAAGTATTAGTGCACAGCGCGAATTAATCTATGCAGAGCGAAATCGCGTTTTAACGTTGGAGAAGGTAGACACGCATCAGCTTGAGATGATAGCACAAGATGTATTCACAGCACTTGTAAAGGAAAACAAAGTGACTGAAGCTTGGTTGATTGAGTATATTTATAAAAATTTAAGCTTTCACTTTACAACAGAACTCTCATCGCTCCCTTTCAATGATCGTGCAGCGATAGTTCAATATTTAATGCAATTATTTAAAGCGCAATTGGTGTACCAACAATCCAAATTAAATCCTTTTTTATATATGCATTTTGTCCAAAAAGCGATTTTAAAGGCAATAGATAGCAACTGGATTAAACAAGTAGACCATTTACAAAAATTAAAAGCAAGCGTAAATTCACGTCAAAATGGGAAACGTAACCCTATTTTTGAGTATCATCGTGTTGCTTTAGAGTCGTTTGAAACAATGACCGACACGATTAAAAGAGATATTGTGAAGTATCTTTGTCAAAGTATTACAAGTTTTGATAAAAATGATCGTTTGATCGTACATTTTCCAAATTAG
- the gtfA gene encoding accessory Sec system glycosyltransferase GtfA, protein MTIYNINFGIGWASSGVEYAQMYRAKLLRGLNTPLKFVFLEFMSSENIQTLTENIGFHDEEVIWLYQYFTDIKIAPTTYTVDDIKATVHEPIIEETQSGKVRWLTMNENESFITCYLKNENTDIVDYAEFVIDGKLVRKDYYSYVRTFSEYYAPFENKAKLYMRQFYNEDGSVAYTEYIDEETHVYAMKDAKLYTREDFVAYFFQKLKLTADDIVIFDRATEVGQAMLQNSGESRVGVVVHAEHFSENATDDHHILWNNYYEYQFTNHQEIDFYITATDRQNQILASQFKKYLNATPKIYTIPVGSLEVLKHPKRKRKPFSIITASRLASEKHIDWLVRAAISAKKEVPQLTFDIYGEGGEREKIQEIIDENQADNYIQLLGHVKLDEIYTQYELFAAASTSEGFGLTLMEAVGSGLGMLGFDVNYGNPTFIQDGENGYLIPIDIKEEGNDVIIARLAKAMVQYFKDGPKKPHETSYQIARPYLLKNIQQKWKDLIEEVLHG, encoded by the coding sequence TTGACAATTTATAATATTAATTTTGGGATTGGATGGGCGAGTAGTGGTGTTGAATACGCACAAATGTATCGGGCCAAGTTGTTACGTGGTTTAAATACGCCATTAAAGTTTGTCTTTTTAGAGTTTATGAGTTCTGAAAATATTCAAACATTGACTGAGAATATCGGATTTCATGATGAGGAGGTCATCTGGCTCTATCAATATTTTACAGATATTAAAATCGCGCCGACAACATATACTGTTGATGATATTAAAGCCACGGTACATGAACCGATTATTGAAGAAACGCAGTCAGGAAAAGTCAGATGGTTAACGATGAACGAGAATGAAAGTTTTATTACGTGTTACTTAAAAAATGAAAATACGGACATTGTTGATTATGCGGAATTTGTCATCGATGGAAAGCTCGTACGCAAAGACTATTATAGTTATGTTCGAACATTCTCTGAGTATTATGCACCGTTTGAGAATAAAGCCAAACTTTATATGCGTCAATTTTATAATGAAGACGGGTCGGTAGCATATACAGAATATATCGATGAAGAGACGCATGTATATGCGATGAAAGATGCCAAACTTTATACAAGAGAAGATTTTGTCGCTTATTTCTTTCAAAAACTTAAATTAACGGCTGATGATATTGTCATATTTGATCGTGCAACGGAAGTCGGACAAGCGATGTTGCAAAACAGTGGAGAAAGTCGAGTGGGCGTGGTGGTCCATGCAGAACACTTCAGTGAGAATGCGACGGATGACCATCACATTTTATGGAATAACTATTACGAGTATCAGTTTACCAATCATCAAGAGATAGATTTTTATATCACTGCAACGGATCGACAAAATCAAATTTTAGCATCACAATTTAAAAAGTATTTGAATGCGACACCTAAAATCTATACGATCCCTGTAGGAAGTTTAGAGGTGTTGAAGCATCCAAAACGAAAGCGGAAGCCTTTTTCAATCATTACTGCTTCAAGGTTAGCGAGTGAAAAGCATATTGACTGGCTTGTTCGTGCTGCAATCAGTGCTAAAAAAGAAGTGCCACAACTCACTTTTGATATCTACGGTGAAGGTGGCGAAAGAGAAAAAATACAAGAAATTATTGATGAGAACCAAGCAGACAATTATATTCAGTTATTAGGTCACGTCAAATTAGATGAGATTTATACACAATATGAATTGTTTGCGGCTGCTTCGACAAGTGAAGGATTTGGATTAACATTGATGGAAGCAGTCGGTTCAGGATTAGGGATGCTCGGGTTTGATGTTAATTATGGCAATCCTACATTTATCCAAGATGGAGAGAATGGGTATTTGATTCCGATTGATATTAAAGAAGAAGGTAATGACGTCATCATTGCACGTCTTGCAAAAGCGATGGTGCAATATTTTAAAGATGGACCTAAAAAACCACACGAGACCTCGTATCAAATTGCACGTCCGTATTTATTAAAAAATATTCAACAAAAGTGGAAAGACTTAATAGAAGAGGTGCTACATGGTTAA
- the gtfB gene encoding accessory Sec system glycosylation chaperone GtfB, with the protein MVNLFEHFDRETSILYDSLNLADQKAPTIVLVDDGFLPEEVITPYRFFAQYQAPKNGRPLYFNEVVVPRFWEIEGNNESAWVKDMSHKRAEIQFRPGEKRRHVSDVEWFNQQGQLQYVDHYTQHGVLFAQTVYDLRGEMILRRYFDQEGKDVIYQNFLAGAVVLNWQGQQYHFESNIEFFTFFIEALEIDLSHFVINSLGVPFSILYRFKHKGHDILYWQEDCRGHIPGNMELILNKETGLREMNIIIPDKEEYQVITNQLDDDQHAVVREGGYVYKYVGKNTHQPQIVTMTNTDQIHHVASIIEDCPFAQFHIGAVTEMSSELTQLERYKNVKLYQAIELSTVEKLYQKCDIYLDINEAGEIIDAVRKAFEYDMLILGYDAIAHNRTYTAPQNLFSKDNEAADLKQALRDVHLKKRCFKVRQQYQKTHANEITRKQFKAIHQLAYVQK; encoded by the coding sequence ATGGTTAACTTATTTGAACATTTTGATAGAGAGACAAGTATATTATATGATTCTTTAAATTTAGCGGATCAAAAAGCACCCACAATCGTCCTCGTTGATGATGGCTTTTTACCAGAAGAGGTCATCACACCTTATCGTTTTTTTGCACAATATCAAGCACCTAAAAATGGGCGACCATTATATTTTAATGAGGTCGTTGTACCGAGATTTTGGGAAATTGAAGGGAATAACGAATCGGCATGGGTTAAGGACATGAGTCATAAGCGTGCGGAGATACAATTTCGCCCTGGAGAAAAGCGCCGACATGTGAGCGATGTTGAATGGTTTAACCAACAAGGACAATTACAATATGTTGATCATTATACGCAGCATGGTGTGCTTTTTGCGCAGACGGTTTATGATTTAAGAGGAGAAATGATTTTACGACGTTACTTTGATCAAGAGGGTAAAGATGTCATTTATCAAAACTTTTTAGCGGGCGCCGTTGTGTTGAATTGGCAAGGACAACAGTATCATTTTGAGAGTAATATTGAGTTTTTCACATTTTTTATAGAAGCTTTAGAAATTGATTTGAGTCATTTTGTCATTAATTCTTTAGGTGTACCATTCTCAATTTTATATCGTTTTAAACATAAGGGACATGATATCCTCTATTGGCAAGAAGATTGTCGAGGGCATATCCCTGGAAATATGGAATTGATTTTGAACAAAGAGACAGGATTACGTGAAATGAATATTATCATACCGGATAAAGAAGAGTATCAAGTGATTACGAATCAATTGGATGATGACCAACACGCTGTGGTTCGTGAAGGGGGTTATGTGTACAAATACGTTGGCAAGAATACGCATCAACCACAAATTGTGACAATGACGAATACAGATCAAATTCATCACGTTGCTTCGATTATAGAAGATTGTCCATTTGCGCAATTTCATATTGGCGCAGTGACTGAAATGTCATCAGAATTAACACAATTAGAACGTTATAAGAATGTGAAATTGTATCAAGCGATTGAATTAAGTACAGTCGAAAAGTTGTATCAAAAGTGCGACATTTATTTAGATATCAATGAAGCGGGTGAAATCATCGACGCTGTTCGTAAAGCTTTTGAATACGATATGTTGATTTTAGGTTATGACGCGATTGCACATAATCGTACTTATACAGCACCGCAAAATCTATTCTCAAAAGATAATGAGGCTGCTGATTTGAAACAAGCACTTCGGGACGTCCATCTTAAAAAACGTTGTTTCAAAGTGCGACAACAATATCAAAAGACACATGCGAATGAAATAACAAGAAAGCAGTTTAAAGCCATTCATCAATTGGCATACGTGCAAAAGTAA
- a CDS encoding MFS transporter, protein MQEKLWSKDFIFITLTNFLMYMIHYMLIVTVTVFTINEFHASESIGGLASGIFIIGMLLGRLASGRIVDSLQPKKVLVYGIIFSIITVALYFVMQTLVTLLIVRFIHGVAFGFSSTATGTISSRIVPEARKGEGIGYYALSVTTASAAGPFFGILFNQSFGFRSIFSLSLGVIILAFILALTIQPLPKVEMSVESSPPKGLQAFIQKDAIPISFVLAVIGVAYSSVLSFLSVYTETIHLPTAASFFFIVYAISTFVTRPFTGRIFDQHGPNAIMYPVIIIFAIGLVILSGAQGSWLIALSAIFIGIGYGTIVPSGQAIVVQQAPRHHVGLATSTFYIFLDFGAGFGPFLLGYIITMWGFRALYVAMAVLSLIALALYYFVHGRHVW, encoded by the coding sequence ATGCAAGAAAAACTTTGGTCTAAAGACTTTATTTTTATCACGTTGACCAACTTTTTAATGTACATGATTCACTATATGTTAATCGTGACAGTGACGGTCTTCACAATTAATGAGTTCCATGCCTCTGAGAGTATCGGTGGCCTCGCTTCAGGAATTTTCATTATTGGCATGCTATTAGGACGTCTCGCTTCTGGACGTATAGTGGATTCGCTCCAACCTAAAAAAGTGCTCGTTTACGGCATTATTTTTTCAATTATCACAGTTGCACTCTATTTTGTAATGCAAACATTAGTGACATTATTAATTGTGCGTTTTATACATGGCGTCGCATTTGGCTTTTCTTCTACTGCGACAGGTACCATTTCGTCTCGCATTGTACCGGAAGCACGTAAAGGGGAAGGGATCGGTTATTATGCTTTAAGTGTGACAACCGCTTCTGCTGCCGGACCGTTTTTCGGTATTTTATTCAACCAATCATTCGGTTTCCGCTCTATCTTCTCACTTAGTTTAGGTGTAATTATATTAGCGTTTATCCTTGCACTTACGATTCAACCGTTGCCTAAAGTCGAAATGTCAGTTGAAAGTTCGCCTCCCAAAGGACTTCAAGCCTTTATCCAAAAAGATGCCATTCCGATATCTTTCGTATTAGCAGTGATTGGCGTTGCATATTCCAGTGTGTTGTCATTTTTATCTGTGTATACAGAAACGATTCATTTGCCGACTGCTGCAAGTTTCTTCTTTATCGTGTATGCCATCAGTACATTTGTGACACGGCCCTTTACCGGAAGAATCTTTGACCAACACGGCCCCAATGCGATTATGTATCCTGTCATCATAATTTTCGCGATAGGTCTCGTTATATTAAGCGGCGCACAAGGCTCATGGCTCATCGCATTATCCGCTATATTTATTGGTATTGGATACGGAACAATCGTGCCAAGTGGTCAAGCTATTGTTGTTCAGCAAGCGCCACGTCATCATGTTGGGCTTGCGACATCAACATTTTATATTTTTTTAGACTTCGGTGCAGGTTTCGGCCCATTTTTGTTAGGTTATATCATTACAATGTGGGGTTTCCGTGCACTTTACGTTGCGATGGCAGTATTATCCCTCATCGCACTCGCACTCTATTATTTCGTACACGGACGTCATGTCTGGTGA
- a CDS encoding acyl-CoA dehydrogenase family protein — protein MTTIETLIEQELNPYLVEIDNGQYYAQTFIQHLFENGHFSKDDLKQNALVVEKVAYSCLTTAFCLWCQLAFSTYLKQATQPALHNDLQQQILSGQALGATGLSNPMKSFNALETFNLTHHYEGEQLIVNGQLPAVSNIDYDHYFGAISQNTETNELVMFILKANTVGLTLEEKSNFLGVNGSATYSIAFDNVTVPESHIITKDAEQFAATIRPQFVTLQIPIALGAIQSSLDLIDQFSNAQNGINAYLEYDVNSYKKQFAALREQYYTLLDKAQGDLSDHLLKVVQLKKALGYLLLEVNQASMVNGGSRAYSPKAPQARKLKEGFFFAALTPTLRHLGKIEETFQTTSFQ, from the coding sequence ATGACAACGATTGAAACTTTAATTGAACAAGAATTAAACCCTTACTTAGTCGAAATTGATAACGGACAGTATTATGCACAAACATTTATTCAACATTTATTTGAAAACGGCCATTTTTCAAAAGATGACTTGAAACAAAATGCCTTAGTTGTTGAAAAGGTTGCCTATTCATGCCTGACAACAGCCTTTTGTTTATGGTGCCAACTCGCCTTTTCAACGTATTTAAAGCAAGCTACGCAACCGGCATTACACAATGATTTACAACAACAAATTTTATCCGGTCAAGCGCTAGGGGCAACAGGTTTATCCAATCCGATGAAGTCCTTCAATGCCTTGGAAACATTCAACTTAACGCATCATTACGAGGGCGAACAACTGATTGTGAATGGCCAACTTCCGGCAGTGAGCAACATCGACTATGACCACTATTTCGGTGCCATCTCACAAAATACAGAGACAAACGAACTCGTGATGTTTATTTTAAAAGCCAATACAGTTGGTCTCACACTTGAAGAAAAATCCAACTTCTTAGGGGTCAACGGTTCAGCCACTTACAGCATTGCATTCGATAATGTGACAGTGCCTGAATCACACATCATTACGAAAGATGCCGAACAATTTGCGGCGACCATTCGCCCACAGTTCGTCACATTACAAATTCCTATCGCATTAGGTGCCATTCAAAGTTCACTCGATTTAATCGACCAATTTTCAAACGCGCAAAACGGTATTAACGCGTATTTGGAATATGATGTCAATAGTTACAAAAAGCAGTTTGCAGCATTACGCGAACAATATTATACGTTGCTGGACAAAGCACAAGGTGACTTAAGCGATCATTTACTCAAAGTCGTTCAATTGAAAAAAGCGTTAGGTTATTTGTTACTTGAAGTGAACCAAGCGTCGATGGTCAATGGTGGATCTCGCGCCTATTCACCCAAAGCCCCTCAAGCGCGTAAGTTGAAAGAAGGCTTTTTCTTTGCGGCATTGACACCTACATTGCGGCATTTAGGTAAAATTGAAGAAACATTTCAGACGACATCGTTTCAGTAA
- a CDS encoding ABC transporter permease: MIGSIFKKYLLPFYTFVLFLLLWQCVIWIGHYEPVLLPGPVQVAQSIGQFIITGEIFVHLGISLYRFIVGFLIAVLFAIPLGILLGRNRLLYQAIEPLLQTIRPISPIAWSPFIVLWFGIGSLPAIFIIFIAAFFPIVFNTIKGVRTIDDHYLKIADNLNLRGWALYRDIIFPGAFKHIMSGIHVAVGTSWIFLVSGEMIGAQSGLGFLIVDSRNMLNLEDVLSAIFFIGIFGFLIDRIISYLESLILKRFGES, from the coding sequence TTGATAGGTTCCATATTCAAAAAATACTTACTCCCTTTCTACACTTTTGTGCTGTTCTTATTACTTTGGCAATGCGTTATTTGGATTGGCCACTATGAACCCGTACTCTTACCTGGCCCTGTACAAGTCGCACAAAGCATTGGTCAATTCATCATTACCGGGGAAATATTCGTGCACCTTGGCATCAGTCTTTACCGTTTTATCGTCGGCTTTTTGATTGCTGTATTGTTCGCTATTCCACTCGGGATTCTTTTAGGTCGCAACCGTCTACTCTACCAAGCCATTGAACCTTTACTTCAAACGATTCGACCGATTTCACCGATTGCATGGTCACCGTTTATCGTTTTATGGTTCGGTATTGGCAGTTTACCAGCCATTTTCATCATCTTTATCGCAGCCTTTTTCCCTATCGTTTTCAACACGATTAAAGGCGTGCGCACCATTGATGATCACTATTTGAAAATCGCTGACAATTTGAACTTACGTGGCTGGGCTCTATACCGTGACATTATTTTTCCTGGCGCATTTAAACACATCATGTCGGGCATTCATGTTGCAGTCGGAACAAGTTGGATTTTCTTAGTCTCTGGTGAAATGATCGGCGCACAATCCGGACTCGGTTTTCTCATTGTCGATTCCCGCAACATGTTGAATTTAGAAGATGTACTCTCGGCCATCTTTTTCATTGGTATTTTCGGTTTTCTCATCGACCGTATCATTAGTTATTTAGAAAGTCTGATTTTAAAACGTTTTGGAGAATCTTAA
- a CDS encoding ABC transporter substrate-binding protein, whose translation MKRLFILFIITLFIVTGCSPNSQSDVHGDKKVLKIGYLPITHAANLMMTKEIKQSHPYYDIELVRFNNWPDLMDALNSGRIDGASTLIELAMKAKSKGSPIKAVALGHHEGNVVLGQNGHDLHDFNNSHDYSFAIPHRYSTHYLLLEEMRKQLDIHDGHFHYHEMAPAEMPAALSEQRIDGYSVAEPFGALGEKLGKGHLLQHGSDIMPDAYCCVLVLQEDVINHHHQAAQQFVSDYKKAGYQLDNKQQSVDIMTKYFKQDRKILEQSAQWTSYGDLTIQQEGYDNIVQLVQSHHLFEAPSYNQFVDDTLYKKG comes from the coding sequence ATGAAACGACTATTCATTTTATTCATCATCACGCTTTTCATTGTCACCGGCTGCAGCCCAAATTCTCAAAGTGACGTGCATGGGGATAAAAAAGTGCTCAAGATTGGTTACTTGCCGATTACGCACGCCGCTAATTTGATGATGACCAAAGAAATAAAGCAAAGTCATCCCTATTACGACATCGAATTGGTTCGTTTTAACAATTGGCCCGATTTGATGGATGCGCTGAACAGTGGACGGATTGACGGCGCTTCAACTTTGATTGAACTCGCGATGAAGGCGAAATCCAAAGGTTCACCGATTAAAGCAGTTGCGCTCGGACATCATGAAGGCAATGTCGTACTCGGACAAAACGGCCATGACCTGCATGACTTTAACAATAGTCACGATTACTCATTTGCGATTCCACACCGTTATTCGACGCATTATTTACTATTAGAAGAAATGCGCAAACAGCTCGATATTCACGATGGGCATTTTCATTATCACGAAATGGCACCCGCTGAAATGCCTGCCGCACTTAGTGAACAACGGATTGATGGCTATTCCGTCGCAGAACCGTTTGGCGCACTCGGTGAAAAACTCGGTAAAGGGCATTTGTTGCAGCATGGGAGCGACATTATGCCTGATGCATATTGTTGTGTCCTTGTTTTACAAGAAGATGTCATCAATCACCATCATCAAGCTGCACAACAGTTTGTGAGTGACTACAAAAAAGCGGGTTACCAATTAGATAATAAGCAACAAAGCGTCGACATTATGACCAAATATTTTAAACAAGATCGCAAAATTCTTGAACAATCTGCCCAATGGACGTCTTATGGTGATTTGACGATTCAACAAGAGGGCTACGATAACATTGTACAACTCGTTCAGTCCCACCATTTATTTGAGGCACCATCTTACAATCAATTTGTAGATGACACATTATACAAGAAAGGGTGA
- a CDS encoding ABC transporter ATP-binding protein: protein MIEIKTLHHCFGEQHVIQDFNLTVPTGKIISFIGKSGCGKSTLLNIIGGFLTPTSGEVIIDQSYKTAPSSDCLMLFQHHNLLPWKTINDNIKLGLTKHVSNADIDTYLSTVGLANKGAHFPAELSGGMQQRVAICRALIHQPRVVLLDEPLGALDAFTRYKLQDELIKLRTHTDATLILVTHDIDEALYLSDEIVLLGDGAQILNQYTVHQSHPRNRSDEALLSIRRQIMEDFALNHHMAEPEYHL, encoded by the coding sequence GTGATTGAAATTAAAACACTGCATCATTGTTTTGGCGAACAACATGTGATTCAAGATTTTAATTTAACGGTACCTACCGGAAAAATCATTAGTTTTATCGGAAAGAGTGGTTGTGGAAAATCGACTTTACTCAATATTATTGGTGGCTTTTTAACGCCGACATCGGGTGAGGTCATCATTGATCAATCATACAAAACAGCCCCTTCTTCTGATTGTTTAATGTTATTTCAACATCATAACTTGTTACCTTGGAAAACGATTAACGACAATATTAAGCTCGGGTTAACGAAACATGTATCCAATGCTGATATTGATACATATTTATCTACTGTAGGCTTAGCTAACAAAGGGGCTCATTTTCCTGCTGAGCTGTCGGGTGGGATGCAGCAACGTGTCGCTATTTGTCGTGCACTCATTCATCAACCGCGCGTGGTGCTATTAGACGAACCACTCGGCGCACTCGATGCTTTCACACGTTATAAATTACAAGACGAATTAATCAAATTGCGTACGCATACTGATGCGACACTTATTCTCGTGACACATGATATTGACGAAGCGCTCTACTTGTCAGATGAAATCGTCCTTTTGGGTGATGGGGCTCAAATTCTCAACCAATACACCGTTCATCAATCCCATCCGAGAAATCGTAGTGATGAGGCATTGTTATCCATTCGTCGTCAAATTATGGAAGATTTTGCGCTCAATCATCATATGGCTGAACCAGAATATCATTTGTAA
- a CDS encoding DUF4242 domain-containing protein produces MSLFLLETQDLSFAKTSTELEEKVQSLSEQAGPELIEVQVTEDLSHGYFIVEGNSEEEAKQFLEDASIEVNLVKEVRLVGKDLDEVKQGDVAIDYLVTWNIPEGITMDQYLERKKKNSVHYEEVPEVQFQRTYVCEDMTKCVCLYNAPDEDAVRRAREAVNTPIDGIEKI; encoded by the coding sequence ATGTCTTTATTCTTATTGGAAACTCAAGATTTATCTTTCGCAAAAACATCAACGGAATTAGAAGAAAAAGTACAATCCCTTTCTGAACAAGCAGGTCCAGAACTGATTGAAGTACAAGTTACTGAAGATTTATCACACGGTTATTTCATTGTGGAAGGCAATAGTGAAGAAGAAGCGAAACAATTTTTAGAAGATGCATCTATCGAAGTGAACCTAGTAAAAGAAGTTCGTCTTGTTGGCAAAGATTTAGATGAGGTCAAACAAGGTGACGTTGCTATCGACTATTTAGTCACTTGGAACATTCCTGAAGGTATTACAATGGATCAATATTTAGAGCGTAAAAAGAAAAATTCCGTACATTATGAAGAAGTGCCTGAAGTACAATTCCAAAGAACTTATGTTTGCGAAGATATGACAAAATGTGTATGCCTCTACAACGCACCAGATGAAGATGCGGTTCGTCGTGCACGTGAAGCTGTGAATACACCCATCGACGGTATCGAAAAAATTTAA